GGTTGCCATCGACGAAGCCCGCAACCTCGGTGACCGTGCGGCGGTTCGCGCGCTCGCGCGTCTGGGTCGGCACGAGGGGCCGCGTCTCGCCGAAGGAGACGAGCGCCTCGAGCCGCGAGAGCGACACGCCGCGCTGCGCGAGGTAGTTGACGGCGGCCTGCGCACGACGTCGGCCGAGACGCTCGTTATAGGCGTTCGATCCGACCTTGTCCGTGTGGCCATAGACGCTGAAGCGGACCTCGGGGAACTGGCGCATGAAATGCGCCTGCTGGTCGAGAACCGAGCGGGCCGTCGCGTCGAGCGCCGCCGAGTTGAAGGCGAAGTTGATCGTCGTCGGCACCGAGCTTGCGAAGCGCTGGCCCAGATGGCTGACCGCGGGGGCCTCGCCGTTCATGACCAGCATGTTCTGCATCGTCGGGTTGCCGAAGGCGCCTTCGTCGACCTCGCCGCCCGCGAGGCGATTGCCGCCGGTGCAGGCCCCGAGGGTGGCGAGGCCGAGGCCAGACAGGAGCGTGCGTCGGGTGAATTGGAGCGTTTTCATCATCTCACTCCATCACGTAGCCGTAATTTCCGGAAAAGTCCTGCGCCGCGGCCTCGCCGCCGCGCGTCGAGGCGCGGGTGCCGTTGGGCGCCCCACCGGACACGCGGCCGTAGAGGAACAGCTCGTTCTCGGTCGGTGGGCGGATCCGGTCGGTCGGCAGCGCCAGCGCGTCGCCGGAGACCGGCGAGACGAGATTTGCCGTGACGATGATCACGAGTTCGGTCTGCGCGCGACGATAGTTCGAGGAGCGGAACAGCGCCCCGAGGATCGGAACATCGCCCAGCCACGGCACCTGGCTGGTGCCGTCCCGGAACTCATCCTGCAGGATCCCGGCGATCGCGAAGGACTGGCCGTCGCGCAACTCGACCGTGGTCGAGGACTGGCGCTGGCTGAAGGCCGGCACGACCGCGCCGCCGATCGTCGCGTTGTTGGCGGTGTCGATGGCCGAGACCGAGGCGTCCATCACGAGGTTGATGATGTCGTCATCGACGACGGT
This portion of the uncultured Jannaschia sp. genome encodes:
- a CDS encoding OmpA family protein, with the translated sequence MMKTLQFTRRTLLSGLGLATLGACTGGNRLAGGEVDEGAFGNPTMQNMLVMNGEAPAVSHLGQRFASSVPTTINFAFNSAALDATARSVLDQQAHFMRQFPEVRFSVYGHTDKVGSNAYNERLGRRRAQAAVNYLAQRGVSLSRLEALVSFGETRPLVPTQTRERANRRTVTEVAGFVDGNPLVLDGKYAQIVYRRYVASAGPTG